A part of Petrotoga miotherma DSM 10691 genomic DNA contains:
- a CDS encoding FAD binding domain-containing protein has protein sequence MIEYDFLTAKDVDAALEYLHKYESIKVIAGGTDLLVDIHKESSRLEKFDYILDISNIKALQFIDETEDSVELGPLCTHTMLINSKIINKHFPFLVTAAKSIGSTQIRNRGTVGGNISNASPAADLIPPLMALNAEIELSSVNGRRLIPLDNYIVGPYKTSKNNDELVTKIIIPKVDENYRFSFQKIGRRRALNIARLNLAVVAKINKKDLKIEDIRIVPGSATPFPVRFKNIEREILNKKSNELNLEELAKKIGDEMVNITGERWSTPYKKPALGSIFKKAIIEITNLSNGR, from the coding sequence AGCTGGTGGAACTGATTTACTGGTAGATATACATAAAGAAAGTTCTAGATTAGAAAAATTTGATTATATTTTAGATATTTCTAATATCAAAGCTCTTCAATTCATAGATGAAACGGAAGATTCTGTAGAGTTAGGACCTTTGTGTACACATACCATGTTGATAAATTCAAAAATTATCAATAAACATTTCCCGTTTCTTGTAACAGCAGCAAAGAGTATAGGGTCAACCCAGATTAGAAACAGAGGTACCGTTGGAGGGAATATATCCAATGCCTCTCCAGCAGCTGATTTAATTCCTCCGTTGATGGCTTTAAATGCTGAAATAGAGTTAAGCTCTGTAAACGGGAGAAGACTCATACCTTTAGATAATTATATTGTTGGTCCTTACAAAACTAGTAAAAATAATGATGAACTTGTAACTAAAATAATAATACCAAAGGTAGATGAAAATTATCGTTTTAGTTTTCAAAAAATAGGAAGAAGAAGAGCTTTAAATATAGCAAGATTAAACTTAGCTGTGGTTGCGAAAATAAATAAAAAAGACCTAAAAATTGAAGATATAAGAATCGTTCCAGGTTCCGCAACACCTTTTCCAGTAAGATTTAAAAACATAGAAAGGGAAATACTAAACAAAAAATCTAACGAATTAAATTTAGAAGAGCTAGCAAAAAAAATAGGCGACGAAATGGTGAATATAACTGGTGAAAGATGGTCTACCCCCTACAAAAAGCCAGCCTTAGGGTCAATTTTTAAAAAGGCGATTATAGAGATAACAAATTTAAGTAATGGTCGCTAA
- a CDS encoding (2Fe-2S)-binding protein, with translation MGKIEVTLYVNNKKEVLQVDPTERLLDTLRNRLKLTSVKEGCDVGECGACTVILNGEAVHSCLVLTAQVDGYEIFTTEGLEVNGKLDPLQQSFIDHQAVQCGFCTPGMLMSAKALLNKNPNPSREEIKTAIEGNLCRCTGYQQIVEAIEAVTQKKKG, from the coding sequence ATGGGAAAAATTGAAGTAACTCTCTACGTGAATAATAAAAAAGAAGTATTACAAGTGGATCCAACAGAGAGACTTCTTGATACTTTACGCAACCGATTAAAATTAACTAGCGTAAAAGAAGGATGCGATGTGGGCGAATGTGGCGCTTGTACGGTTATTTTAAACGGTGAGGCCGTTCATTCATGTTTAGTGTTAACTGCTCAAGTTGATGGTTATGAAATTTTCACTACAGAGGGTTTGGAAGTTAATGGAAAATTAGACCCGCTGCAACAATCTTTTATTGATCATCAAGCTGTTCAATGCGGTTTTTGCACCCCTGGTATGCTGATGTCTGCTAAAGCTTTGTTGAATAAAAATCCCAATCCCTCAAGGGAAGAAATAAAAACCGCAATAGAAGGAAATCTCTGTAGATGTACCGGATATCAGCAAATAGTTGAAGCGATAGAAGCTGTTACACAGAAAAAGAAAGGGTGA
- a CDS encoding 8-oxoguanine deaminase, with protein MSNILIKNAKVITTMNTNRDQLKDHDILIKGNKIHKIAKNIDLSNEQIDEVIDGSKYYVYPGLINTHHHFYQTFTRNIPQVQNVELFDWLKFLYPIWSRLTPEVVYYSTLVAAGELLKTGCTTSVDQFYVFPKNQPPDLLDNEFYAAREIGIRLHGSRGSMSLSEKDGGLPPDSVVQTENEILKDSQRIIEKFHDPSSFSMHRVILAPCSPFSVTSTLLKQSIQLAREYSVCSHTHLAETKDEESFCIETFGKRPLEYMESLDWLGPDVWFAHGVHFNEEEIDKLALTQTGVAHCPVSNSKLASGAANIPYMLKKDVKVSLAVDGSASNDSSNMILEMKTAFLMSRLIYGISAINAEDVLRMATKGGSEVINQPEIGSLEEGKSADMFLIRWDRLDYTGGLYDPISMLINTGDSQIVDMTIVNGEIVVKDGELVKVDERKIIDKANELSKMMVEA; from the coding sequence TTGTCGAACATATTAATAAAAAATGCTAAAGTTATTACCACGATGAATACAAATAGAGATCAGTTGAAAGATCACGATATTTTAATTAAAGGAAACAAGATACATAAAATTGCCAAAAATATAGATTTATCAAACGAACAAATAGATGAAGTTATAGATGGTTCCAAATATTATGTATATCCAGGATTGATTAATACTCATCATCATTTCTATCAAACTTTTACTAGGAACATTCCCCAGGTACAAAATGTTGAATTATTCGACTGGTTAAAGTTTTTGTATCCAATTTGGTCAAGATTGACACCAGAAGTTGTTTATTATAGTACTTTAGTTGCAGCAGGAGAACTACTTAAAACTGGTTGTACGACATCAGTTGATCAATTCTATGTTTTTCCAAAGAATCAGCCACCAGATCTTCTTGACAATGAATTTTATGCAGCAAGAGAAATCGGCATCAGATTACACGGTAGTAGAGGAAGTATGTCATTGAGTGAAAAAGATGGTGGCCTTCCTCCTGACTCGGTAGTTCAAACAGAAAACGAAATCTTGAAAGATTCCCAAAGAATTATTGAAAAATTTCATGATCCTTCCTCATTTTCCATGCATAGAGTCATTCTAGCCCCTTGTTCCCCATTCTCTGTAACTTCAACATTACTTAAGCAATCTATTCAATTAGCAAGAGAGTATAGTGTCTGCAGTCATACACACTTAGCCGAAACAAAAGACGAAGAAAGTTTTTGTATTGAGACTTTTGGGAAGAGGCCATTAGAATACATGGAGAGTTTAGATTGGTTAGGTCCTGATGTATGGTTTGCCCATGGGGTTCATTTCAATGAAGAAGAGATAGATAAGTTGGCATTAACTCAAACAGGGGTTGCTCACTGTCCCGTTTCAAATTCAAAACTCGCCTCTGGAGCTGCAAACATTCCCTATATGTTAAAAAAAGATGTAAAAGTTAGCTTAGCTGTGGATGGGAGTGCAAGTAACGACTCTTCTAATATGATTTTAGAAATGAAAACCGCTTTTCTGATGAGTCGATTAATCTACGGTATAAGCGCTATCAATGCTGAGGATGTACTGCGTATGGCTACCAAAGGTGGAAGTGAAGTTATAAACCAACCAGAAATTGGAAGTTTAGAGGAAGGTAAATCCGCAGATATGTTCTTAATCCGTTGGGATCGATTAGATTATACAGGAGGTCTTTACGATCCTATATCCATGCTTATTAATACTGGAGATTCTCAAATTGTAGATATGACAATCGTCAATGGAGAAATAGTTGTAAAAGATGGTGAACTTGTCAAAGTCGATGAAAGAAAAATCATAGACAAAGCTAATGAACTTTCTAAAATGATGGTTGAAGCCTGA
- the ssnA gene encoding putative aminohydrolase SsnA, with translation MMLIGNATILTFDEEIPIIENGALLIEGKKIKEIGETEALLQKYPNAVFKNAQDKILMPGLINTHTHLYSTFARGMNLKTDIPPQNFLEILEKLWWRLDNTLNEEDIYYSALFAILDCIKNGVTTIFDHHASFNYIDGSLDIIAQAVMETGIRANLCYEVSDRHGQAKSDASLKENERFIRKIKDSENDKLGGMIGLHASFTLEDKTLNKASELADELNVPFHIHVAEGIADLQDSVKRGYIGVVDRLSKFKILRPHGLAVHGVHIKKEEIPILKESGAYVVHNPESNMGNAVGAAPIKDFFDHGILTGLGTDAYTHDMFESIKVANLLQKHQLGDPQAGWSEVYNMAFNNNVQIASNLLNLKIGKIKENFPADLIIVDYISPTPVEKDNVYSHILFGMNGGMVDTVIIDGKIIMDNREVTVLDYERIHRRTREQARRFWERF, from the coding sequence ATGATGTTAATAGGTAACGCCACTATTCTCACCTTTGATGAAGAAATCCCTATAATTGAGAATGGTGCACTATTAATAGAAGGCAAAAAAATAAAAGAAATAGGAGAGACTGAAGCTTTACTTCAAAAATATCCAAACGCTGTTTTCAAAAACGCCCAAGATAAAATTCTAATGCCAGGTTTGATAAATACTCACACACACCTGTACAGCACTTTCGCCAGAGGTATGAATTTAAAAACCGACATCCCTCCACAAAACTTTTTAGAAATATTAGAAAAATTGTGGTGGCGATTGGACAACACTTTAAACGAAGAGGATATTTATTACAGTGCGTTATTTGCAATCTTAGATTGCATAAAAAACGGAGTAACAACGATTTTTGATCATCATGCAAGTTTTAATTATATAGATGGAAGTTTGGATATCATCGCGCAAGCTGTCATGGAAACAGGTATAAGAGCCAATCTTTGTTATGAAGTATCAGATAGACATGGACAGGCTAAAAGTGATGCCTCTCTAAAAGAAAATGAAAGGTTTATTAGAAAGATTAAGGATTCTGAGAACGATAAATTAGGTGGAATGATTGGATTACACGCTTCTTTTACCCTTGAAGACAAAACTTTAAACAAGGCCTCGGAGTTAGCTGACGAATTAAACGTTCCTTTTCATATCCATGTAGCAGAAGGAATAGCAGATTTACAAGACAGTGTAAAAAGAGGTTACATAGGAGTAGTCGATAGATTATCGAAATTTAAAATATTAAGACCTCATGGTTTAGCTGTTCATGGCGTTCATATAAAGAAGGAAGAGATTCCAATTTTGAAGGAAAGTGGTGCATACGTTGTTCATAATCCAGAATCAAACATGGGAAACGCAGTAGGAGCGGCTCCAATAAAAGATTTCTTTGATCACGGAATCCTAACCGGATTGGGAACAGATGCCTACACGCACGACATGTTCGAAAGTATAAAAGTTGCCAATTTACTCCAAAAGCATCAATTAGGTGATCCACAGGCAGGATGGAGCGAAGTTTACAACATGGCGTTTAATAATAATGTGCAAATTGCTTCTAACCTTTTAAACCTAAAAATAGGAAAGATAAAAGAGAATTTCCCAGCCGATTTAATAATAGTGGATTATATCTCCCCAACACCCGTTGAAAAAGACAACGTTTATTCCCACATCCTTTTCGGAATGAACGGTGGGATGGTTGATACGGTTATTATAGACGGCAAAATTATTATGGATAATCGGGAGGTGACGGTTTTAGATTATGAAAGAATACACAGGAGAACTCGGGAACAAGCAAGAAGATTTTGGGAGAGATTCTGA
- a CDS encoding FAD binding domain-containing protein has product MKEYTGELGNKQEDFGRDSDQYFAPKTLKEATEILSRYSPNIKIIAGGTDVLVDYFDRLYEIERWLSLKNLNELKKFEINNDRVEIGALLTHDELEKSEIIQRYFPLISQAAWDVGSPQIRNMGTIGGNIANSSPAGDLLPPLMAYDAVFKLTSQNETREVPAQDFFLGPKKNVLRKNEIIEKIIIPIPQKQTYGKWFKVGKRNALIISSITLALVVTFDDDERIKTVKCCLGSVAPVPVEISQIQPLMVGKKLKEIDYSQIGKVVSENISPIDDIRGTKEYRIEVAKNLTVNALNEIERMVRVD; this is encoded by the coding sequence ATGAAAGAATACACAGGAGAACTCGGGAACAAGCAAGAAGATTTTGGGAGAGATTCTGATCAATACTTTGCTCCTAAAACATTAAAAGAAGCTACAGAAATACTTTCAAGATACAGCCCTAACATCAAAATCATCGCAGGTGGTACAGATGTTTTGGTAGATTACTTTGACCGTCTTTATGAAATAGAAAGGTGGTTGAGCTTAAAAAACCTCAATGAACTGAAAAAATTCGAAATCAACAATGATCGAGTTGAAATTGGTGCCTTACTCACCCACGATGAATTAGAAAAATCTGAGATTATACAAAGATATTTTCCACTTATCAGTCAAGCTGCATGGGATGTTGGATCACCTCAAATCAGAAACATGGGCACCATAGGTGGAAATATTGCAAATTCTTCCCCTGCTGGGGATTTATTACCTCCTTTAATGGCATATGATGCAGTATTCAAACTAACTTCCCAAAACGAAACTCGTGAAGTACCCGCACAAGACTTTTTTCTAGGACCTAAAAAAAACGTACTTAGAAAGAATGAAATCATCGAAAAAATTATCATTCCAATTCCCCAAAAACAAACCTATGGAAAATGGTTCAAAGTTGGAAAAAGAAATGCCTTAATAATTTCAAGTATCACGTTGGCTCTTGTTGTGACTTTCGATGATGATGAACGCATAAAAACAGTGAAATGTTGTCTTGGTTCTGTGGCTCCCGTTCCAGTTGAAATCTCACAAATTCAACCTTTGATGGTTGGCAAAAAGTTAAAAGAAATAGATTATTCTCAGATTGGAAAAGTGGTTTCTGAAAATATTTCACCAATAGACGACATAAGAGGAACCAAAGAATATCGAATAGAAGTTGCAAAAAATCTAACAGTTAACGCTTTAAATGAAATAGAAAGGATGGTGAGGGTAGATTGA
- a CDS encoding (2Fe-2S)-binding protein produces MKISFTINGINRKCNVNSTTRLLDLIRDDLNLTGTKEGCGKGECGACTVIMNDKIVASCLVLAYEADGAEIVTIEGLSDKNILHPIQQAYIETGAVQCGFCTPGFILATKKLLDEIPNPTEEEIKRGLSGNICRCTGYQKIIDAVRLSVIKIAEYKRGEKVEIK; encoded by the coding sequence TTGAAAATAAGCTTTACCATAAATGGTATTAATAGAAAATGCAATGTAAATTCAACTACCCGATTGTTGGATTTAATTAGGGACGATCTGAATCTTACAGGTACAAAAGAAGGTTGTGGAAAAGGAGAATGTGGCGCATGTACGGTTATAATGAACGATAAAATCGTAGCCTCTTGTTTAGTACTTGCATATGAAGCTGATGGTGCAGAAATAGTCACTATTGAAGGTTTAAGCGATAAAAATATTTTACATCCTATTCAACAGGCATACATCGAAACAGGAGCAGTACAATGTGGATTTTGTACGCCTGGATTCATATTAGCAACTAAGAAACTTCTCGATGAAATTCCTAACCCAACTGAAGAAGAAATAAAAAGGGGATTATCCGGGAATATCTGTAGATGTACAGGGTACCAAAAAATAATAGACGCTGTTAGACTCTCGGTCATTAAAATCGCTGAGTATAAGCGAGGTGAGAAAGTTGAAATCAAATAA
- a CDS encoding xanthine dehydrogenase family protein molybdopterin-binding subunit → MKSNKYVGENVFKVDAKDKVTGKAIYPDDIYLEDMLYVKVKRATHPHAYIQKIDASKAESLPGVIKVITAKDYPHLKKFGLIIKDQPVLVGIGEKTRFMGDALALVVAKSKEIASKAINLIEVEVKELEVITDPFRAMEEDAPKIHEDGNILVTHQLNKGDIKKGFDESDVIIEREYKTQHIDQLPLQVESGVAVYDEKTGVITIWAATQWLHDTQADIAQSLNLPKEKIRIIQPVIGGAFGRKEDISVHIHLALAAMITKHPVKLTYTREESMIAQSKRHPLYIKAKTGATKDGILKAWEVEIVGDTGAYASSGPAVVHKGMYHCTGPYNVPNVMGIAHTVYTNNTYAGAMRGFGAMQMAFAYESQMNILAEKLDMNPAELRLKNAYRIGSTTPNGQRLTQSVNVVETIEEALKLSSEKEGV, encoded by the coding sequence TTGAAATCAAATAAATACGTGGGAGAGAATGTCTTCAAAGTTGACGCCAAAGACAAGGTGACAGGTAAAGCTATTTATCCCGATGATATATACCTTGAAGACATGCTCTATGTGAAAGTTAAACGCGCAACTCACCCACATGCTTACATTCAAAAGATAGATGCTTCCAAGGCAGAATCACTACCGGGGGTAATTAAAGTTATAACTGCAAAAGATTATCCGCATTTGAAAAAGTTTGGATTGATAATCAAAGATCAACCCGTTCTGGTTGGGATAGGAGAGAAGACCCGTTTTATGGGAGATGCATTGGCATTAGTCGTTGCAAAGAGTAAAGAAATTGCCTCCAAAGCAATTAATTTAATAGAGGTAGAGGTTAAAGAATTAGAAGTAATTACAGATCCTTTCAGGGCAATGGAAGAAGACGCCCCAAAAATTCATGAAGATGGAAACATACTCGTCACTCACCAATTAAACAAAGGAGATATTAAAAAGGGATTTGATGAATCTGACGTAATAATAGAAAGAGAGTACAAAACACAGCATATCGATCAGCTGCCTTTACAAGTGGAGTCTGGCGTAGCTGTTTACGACGAAAAAACTGGTGTAATAACTATTTGGGCAGCTACACAATGGCTTCATGATACACAAGCAGATATAGCCCAATCTTTGAATCTACCCAAAGAAAAAATCAGAATAATACAACCTGTTATTGGTGGAGCGTTTGGTAGGAAAGAGGATATTTCAGTACATATACATTTAGCATTGGCTGCAATGATAACAAAACACCCTGTTAAATTAACTTACACAAGAGAAGAATCTATGATCGCTCAGTCTAAAAGGCATCCTTTGTATATAAAGGCAAAAACTGGAGCTACCAAAGATGGAATCCTAAAAGCATGGGAGGTTGAAATTGTAGGTGATACTGGGGCATATGCATCTAGTGGACCTGCTGTTGTACATAAAGGTATGTACCATTGTACAGGTCCGTACAATGTACCTAACGTTATGGGTATCGCTCATACCGTTTACACTAACAATACATACGCTGGTGCTATGAGAGGATTTGGAGCAATGCAGATGGCTTTCGCCTATGAATCTCAAATGAACATATTAGCTGAAAAGTTAGACATGAATCCAGCAGAGCTCAGACTTAAAAACGCCTATCGAATTGGTTCTACTACGCCAAATGGTCAAAGACTTACACAAAGTGTAAATGTCGTTGAAACCATAGAAGAAGCTTTAAAGCTTTCCAGTGAGAAAGAGGGTGTTTGA
- a CDS encoding xanthine dehydrogenase family protein molybdopterin-binding subunit, whose product MKKKGRGMATIMFGYGYGEGFPDFSHATVEFTDDEKVLVVTAAADVGQGVLTVVTQIAAEVLSVEVEKIKVIQGDTHKTMNAGSTSATRQTTFTGNAVKQACENLKGKIYHYASLEFNSNYPELTLKDGKIIYNPNSEKSLTYWDLKRKVEEKGEILKGESTFFPPTYSPDLISGQADKVYVAYTFMTQIVDVEVDTITGKVDVKDVYTALDCGKAINPKNVEGQIEGGTVQGIGMALMEEQVIKNGITLNPNMTGYLVPTSMDVPNFHSVLIENEDAIGPFGAKGVGEPTIMAASPAIANAIYDAIGVRFYELPITPEKILKALKEKDDD is encoded by the coding sequence ATGAAGAAAAAAGGTAGAGGTATGGCTACGATAATGTTTGGATATGGTTACGGTGAAGGATTTCCAGATTTTTCCCATGCGACGGTTGAATTTACCGATGATGAAAAGGTTTTGGTGGTAACCGCCGCCGCAGATGTAGGACAAGGAGTTTTAACGGTTGTCACTCAAATTGCCGCAGAAGTACTATCTGTTGAGGTTGAAAAAATAAAAGTTATTCAAGGTGATACCCATAAAACTATGAATGCAGGCTCAACCTCTGCAACTCGTCAAACCACCTTTACAGGAAATGCAGTAAAACAGGCGTGTGAAAATTTAAAGGGAAAAATCTACCACTATGCGAGCTTAGAATTTAACAGTAATTATCCAGAATTAACTTTGAAAGATGGAAAAATCATCTACAATCCTAACTCCGAAAAATCTCTTACTTACTGGGATTTGAAAAGAAAGGTGGAAGAAAAAGGAGAAATTTTGAAAGGTGAGTCAACGTTCTTTCCTCCAACATACTCTCCAGACCTAATATCCGGCCAAGCTGATAAAGTATACGTTGCCTACACCTTTATGACTCAGATCGTAGATGTGGAAGTAGACACAATTACAGGAAAAGTTGATGTCAAAGATGTGTACACAGCCCTTGACTGTGGGAAGGCTATAAATCCAAAAAATGTAGAAGGGCAGATCGAAGGTGGTACAGTGCAAGGAATAGGAATGGCCCTTATGGAAGAACAAGTAATAAAAAATGGAATCACGTTAAATCCAAATATGACAGGTTACCTGGTTCCAACTTCTATGGATGTTCCGAATTTTCACTCAGTTTTAATTGAAAATGAAGATGCTATTGGACCATTTGGAGCAAAAGGTGTAGGAGAACCAACAATCATGGCAGCCTCTCCTGCTATTGCTAACGCTATTTACGATGCCATAGGTGTCAGATTTTATGAGTTACCCATCACTCCGGAAAAAATTCTTAAAGCTTTAAAAGAAAAAGATGATGATTAA
- a CDS encoding nucleoside-triphosphatase, whose product MIKKNIFLTGFVGVGKSTIISKVIKQLSLNISGFSVAREGKKNNWNSFYLIDASSLSKDNQPRKNEFNRFAFRNDYSKNWEINIQVFDKLGVQLLTNIDHADVVIMDELGRFELTAYQFQKKVKEVLNSDKPVLGVIKDESNAFLDDIRNRKDVQIFRVTLGNREEVYKEVLSLIKQIISMKE is encoded by the coding sequence ATGATTAAAAAGAATATTTTTCTTACAGGTTTTGTGGGGGTCGGTAAATCAACGATTATAAGTAAAGTGATCAAGCAACTATCATTGAATATATCTGGTTTTTCAGTTGCTAGAGAAGGTAAAAAAAATAACTGGAACTCATTTTATTTAATAGATGCATCTTCTCTTAGCAAAGATAATCAACCTAGAAAAAATGAATTCAACAGATTTGCATTCAGAAATGATTACTCTAAAAATTGGGAGATAAATATTCAAGTATTTGACAAACTCGGTGTACAACTCCTTACAAACATCGACCATGCTGACGTAGTAATCATGGATGAATTAGGGAGATTCGAGTTAACTGCATACCAGTTTCAAAAGAAAGTCAAAGAAGTTTTGAATAGTGACAAACCTGTTTTAGGTGTAATAAAAGATGAATCTAACGCATTTTTGGATGATATTAGGAATAGAAAAGACGTTCAAATATTTAGAGTAACCTTGGGAAACCGCGAAGAAGTTTACAAAGAGGTATTGAGTTTGATAAAACAAATAATTTCAATGAAGGAGTGA
- a CDS encoding 4Fe-4S binding protein, translated as MADISVDLLGMLLKTPVMPAAGPPIKDGESAHKAKEGGAGAIVTKTVSVNAAKVPKPNMAQVKGGFINTELWSELSLEQWIEKEYPKVVETGLPVIIGVGYTSEEIKEVIPQAEQFADAFELSTHYLGNDPTPMINSIKAAKESTDLPVMVKLSPQVDIPTFAKEAEKAGADGLVLINSFGPTLDIDLESGKPLLGSENGFGWLSGQAIFPLALRAVFEAVRSVNIPVVGVGGVSTGKEAIKMIMAGAQAVQVCTAAILNGPQIYSKIANEIEKYLDVHGFNSLEEIRGIAQKNTVIQPNYKLIVPDINDEKCTECGLCVKSCVYDAIHLVKDLHSVRIDTNKCAGCGLCITRCNFNALSLPL; from the coding sequence ATGGCTGATATATCTGTAGACTTATTAGGAATGTTGTTGAAAACCCCTGTAATGCCCGCTGCTGGGCCTCCCATTAAAGATGGAGAGAGTGCTCACAAAGCCAAAGAAGGAGGAGCTGGAGCAATCGTTACTAAAACGGTCTCAGTGAATGCTGCAAAAGTTCCAAAGCCAAATATGGCACAAGTAAAAGGAGGTTTTATCAATACCGAACTTTGGTCTGAGTTATCCTTAGAGCAATGGATTGAAAAAGAATACCCCAAGGTTGTTGAAACAGGTTTACCTGTGATAATAGGGGTTGGATACACCTCTGAAGAGATAAAGGAAGTAATACCACAAGCAGAACAATTCGCTGATGCCTTTGAACTCTCTACCCATTATCTTGGTAATGATCCAACACCTATGATTAACAGCATAAAAGCTGCAAAAGAAAGTACAGACCTTCCCGTTATGGTAAAACTTAGTCCACAAGTAGATATTCCTACGTTTGCAAAAGAGGCTGAAAAGGCTGGTGCAGATGGTTTAGTCTTAATAAACTCTTTCGGTCCGACGTTAGATATTGATTTAGAAAGTGGTAAACCTTTGTTGGGAAGTGAGAATGGTTTTGGATGGCTATCAGGTCAAGCAATATTTCCCTTAGCATTGAGGGCAGTTTTTGAGGCTGTAAGATCGGTTAATATTCCAGTAGTTGGAGTAGGTGGAGTCAGTACAGGTAAAGAAGCCATAAAGATGATAATGGCAGGAGCCCAAGCGGTTCAAGTCTGTACCGCTGCCATTTTAAATGGACCTCAAATATATAGCAAAATTGCCAACGAAATTGAAAAGTATCTGGACGTTCATGGTTTCAACTCCCTAGAAGAAATTAGGGGAATCGCTCAAAAAAATACCGTTATTCAGCCAAATTATAAATTGATAGTTCCAGATATAAACGATGAAAAATGCACAGAATGCGGTTTGTGTGTTAAAAGTTGTGTTTATGATGCAATTCACCTCGTAAAAGATCTCCACAGTGTGAGAATAGATACAAATAAATGCGCTGGTTGTGGATTATGTATAACAAGATGTAATTTCAACGCTCTGTCCTTGCCTTTATAG